The following proteins come from a genomic window of Meles meles chromosome 1, mMelMel3.1 paternal haplotype, whole genome shotgun sequence:
- the LEPROT gene encoding leptin receptor gene-related protein isoform X2 — translation MLGCALEDYGVYWPLFVLIFHVISPIPHFIAKRATYDSDATSSACRELAYFFTTGIVVSAFGFPVILARVSVIKWGACGLVLAGNAVIFLTIQGFFLVFGRGDDFSWEQW, via the exons ATGCTGGGTTGTGCCTTAGAGGATTATGG CGTTTACTGGCCCTTGTTTGTCCTGATATTTCACGTCATCTCTCCCATCCCCCATTTCATTGCCAAAAGAGCAACTTATGACTCCGACGCCACAAGTAGTGCCTGCCGGGAGCTGGCATATTTTTTTACTACTGGAATTGttgtctctgcctttggatttccTGTTATTCTTGCCCGTGTGTCCGTG ATCAAATGGGGAGCCTGTGGCCTTGTGCTGGCAGGCAATGCAGTCATTTTCCTTACAATTCAAGGTTTTTTCCTTGTATTTGGAAGAGGAGATGATTTTAGCTGGGAACAGTGGTAG
- the LEPROT gene encoding leptin receptor gene-related protein isoform X1, with amino-acid sequence MAGVKALVALSFSGAIGLTFLMLGCALEDYGVYWPLFVLIFHVISPIPHFIAKRATYDSDATSSACRELAYFFTTGIVVSAFGFPVILARVSVIKWGACGLVLAGNAVIFLTIQGFFLVFGRGDDFSWEQW; translated from the exons CTCTCGTGGCATTGTCCTTCAGTGGGGCCATTGGGCTGACTTTTCTCATGCTGGGTTGTGCCTTAGAGGATTATGG CGTTTACTGGCCCTTGTTTGTCCTGATATTTCACGTCATCTCTCCCATCCCCCATTTCATTGCCAAAAGAGCAACTTATGACTCCGACGCCACAAGTAGTGCCTGCCGGGAGCTGGCATATTTTTTTACTACTGGAATTGttgtctctgcctttggatttccTGTTATTCTTGCCCGTGTGTCCGTG ATCAAATGGGGAGCCTGTGGCCTTGTGCTGGCAGGCAATGCAGTCATTTTCCTTACAATTCAAGGTTTTTTCCTTGTATTTGGAAGAGGAGATGATTTTAGCTGGGAACAGTGGTAG